The nucleotide sequence ACCTTCTTGCCTCTGCTGGACTATGGTGATGTTGTGTACAGGAATGCGTCGGCTCACTCTCTGACTCTGTTGGATTCTGTATATCATGGAGCACTGAGGTTCATTACCAGCTGTAAACCACCGACACATCACTGCATGTTATACTCCATTGCCAACCTATCATCGCTATCCCAGCGCAGAACCATGCACtggtatatatttatttataaatccaTCCTGGGCCTGGTGCCTTCTTACCTGTCTGAGTACATGTCACCTTCTCGGTCACGCTACAGTCTCCGTTCAATAGAAAACTTAACCTTCACCATCCCTCCTGTTCGTACTGAACTtggaaaaaaggctttttcatTCTCTGCCCCTTCAACCCGGAACAAGCTACAAAGTGAAATGAAGCTCTCCAGCTTGATTCCCCTTGGTGAATTCAGAAATCGATTAGCAAGGCTGAAGAGCCTGTCAGTAGGGGATTgctcatgtttttaatgttttataatATTATGACTGGTGTTTTACtgcttcattttattgtttgtatattttgttttattttttgtatgtcTGATATTTATTTGCTGCTGCACAGGTCTCTCTTGcaaatgagaccctgggtctcgATGGGAtaacctgtataaataaaggttgaataaaaacaataaaaatggaaGTATGAAGCTGCATGGAGTGAAAAGTTAATTTACAACTCAGTCCTgttgaagagaaaagaaacaagaataAAACCCACTGGATTCAcgtcaacattttatttccatttcttgaaAGTTCACATTCATTGTGACAgaccacaaactgaaatgttccTGAAGCAGTCTGAACAGCGTCTGAATCAGTAACGTTTCCTTCAAACTGGAtgatttgttgtgattttgggttcaagctggacttcctgaacGACATCTCTCACCGTCTTTCATGATTTCATCCATTTGAGAGTATTCCGGTGGTGCAGCAATGAACTACAATAAATCaatcttttcccacatgttttacaagaatgagtcacctgtgtgagtttcaaTGTGGACAAACaaattactctgttgactgaacCTTTTAATACGTTTCACAaaaatgaggcttctcacctgtgtgaattcccatgtggcgcaacaaatgacaccgttgactgaaccttttgccacatgtttcacaagaataaggcttctcacctgtgtgggatctcttgtggaccaacaaatgactcagatgactgaaacttttcccacatgtttcacaagaatgaggcttctcatctgtgtgaattctcatgtggacctCCAAATCACACCGCTCAGTGAACCttctgccacatgtttcacaagaatgaggcttctcgactgtgtgacttctcttgtggaccaacaaactaCTCCGTTGACTGAAACttctgccacatgtttcacaagaatatggcttctcgcctgtgtgagttctcttgtggaccaacaaactaCTCCGTTGACTGAAACttctgccacatgtttcacaagaataaggcttctcacctgtgtgagttctttTGTGGATCAACAAGTGAGTCTGTTGGCCAAAAtctttgccacatgtttcacaagaataaggcttctcacctgtgtgagttctttTGTGGATCAACAAATGAGTCTGTCGGCCAAAAtctttgccacatgtttcacaagaataaggcttctcacctgtgtgagttctcatgtggaccttCAAATCACGCCGTTCactgaaccttttgccacatgtttcacaagaataaggcttctcacttgtgtgaattctcatgtggcgcaacaaactACTCTGTTGGCCAAAACTTCTgctacatgtttcacaagaataaggcttctcacctgtgtgaattctcatgtgtcGCAACAAACGACTTGGTTgcctgaaacttttgccacatgtttcacaagaataaggcttctcacctgtgtgggatctcttgtggaccaacaaatgactcagttgactgaaacttttcccacatgtttcataaagtatcTTCTCATCAGTGACCACTCTGACCTTCGGACATAACTGATGTTTTTCATGGTCAGTTTTCTCACACGTTTCTTcagaaagaagcttttcacattcagcctgcttctctgaaacatcaAAGTTGTTCACACTCTTTCTATGAAACACCTCGAGTTTTTTCAGCTTCGCATTTGGAGTTGATTCTGAGTCCATGTGTCTtttctcatggtggacttcagagtcctgagagggGAACCGCTCAGTCTCTGGTacttctggttcactcaggtcactgtgatcctcaacagaaggaaccttcaAGGTTTCACAATCAAACTTCAGAATAAACTGTTCTCCCCTCTGGCTGGTACTGAGTTCCTCGTGTTCCTCAATCTGTGAGGAttttggttcctcctgctcctccttaaaCCAatgaagtcctggttcttcttctttgatgtgtggaggttctggttcttcctctttgatctgtggaggttctggttcttcttcttctttgatctctggaggttctgggtCGTCCTGTTCTAGACAGTAGTTggtttcctgtttaaagagctgctcctctctgcagtcatggtcctgttggagctctgcaaggaaacaaaagcaggagaTCAAAGATGATCTTATTAGaatcacaagaatgaggcttctcacagAAGTGAGAAAAAACTGTTACTCCAGCAGCCAAACTGAAACctttcattcaaaaacacagTCCAGTCCCATTGACACTTATTgatcatctttagctgctgattGATTACTTAATTGGATTAACTTTTTCAGGCAGTGTCTTCACTCACCTGCAACATTCTGGAAACTGTTTACTCCACTATCTGAGGTGGAGGGATAATGAGACATcctgctttgaaatgttgtcaGGAAAAGCCTCTTCAAACAACACCAACCTCCACAACTTTACTGTTCAGACCAGTGAGGGGAAAAGTAGTCCTAGTTCCATCAAGCACATCTGCTCACAGcgtttccatacctgttctgtgtaacttgatctGAGGATTCCAGTCGACTTCCAGCATTCTGCGTTGGTGACcgatctcctcctcgtactgaaccacagtttgttgaaacagggtgaatatttcctcagcagcagcagttagacTCTGGATGGTCAGGTCTCTCACGGAGTGGTGGGAATCGTCTCCTTCACCATCAGTAACAGTCACCTCaacaacatcctcctcctctttaatgtgtggagcttcatgttcctcctgctccagactggagctcGTCTTCTGGTTACccatgtgttgctgtggactctctggagggaaacaagactgaagtcactgatgtgatggatgtgaaggtttgaCAGGATGGGTGGAAGAAACAGAGCAGGATACACTGAAAATAGAAacgtcaaaaaaaataaaaaacaaaaaaaaatatgctcATTTCAGTAAACTGACAGTGCCTGTGGGGTTTCAAGGATAAATGGGAAAACTGTCTGGATGCAACATAActttctctgagctctgaatCCTTTGTGGGAAGTTTCCAACTTTTTTCCGAACAACACTGGAACGCATCATTACTCTAAACTACTTACTGAAATGTCTGGATTATAAACGTGAACCgtaaaatctgcacaaacgcgTGTTAGCTCAGACTGGgtgtaaataaatcacttcctcagtttgcaaacagctcaaactccgtttcctctgtttctgatcCAGAAGCTGTTTAATACTGAAGCTTTCTGTTatttcactgtgaacaagaactgcagctgcagcctcgtttctgaCTGCaagctgtaaaataaatgtaacgaTCCTCCAggagtcacattcatgtgttcattctcacGTTTCAGTACCTGTTCTGTGGAACCTGACTTGATGtttccagttgatttccagaAGTTTCCCCTGTcgatcaatctcctcctcgaactggacgatagtttgttGAAACGCGGTGattatttctccagcagcagcagttagtcgctgcttgataaactctctcaaagcctgaactggactcattgttgctgcaggaggtgaaatCTTTCCTCTGAGAGACACAGCAGCACGTCCGCCatgacttcttcttctctcccttcttcttcttcttcttcttcttctttgttatTTAGCGGCGGGTGGCACCATTTCAGCCGGCGCATTACCGCCTCCTATCGCTACAGAATGGTATCAAAGAGCAATCCaaattctatttattaaccCCGTTAAAATAAGGTCTGAGATTAATGCATTCCGACCAGGGGCGGCTCGTCACTAGAGGGGGCCAGGGCGCCGCCCCCCCTACTCGTCACTCACCACTCACTTCATTATCACTCACACtcaaaagaaagataaaaaactaaataataaattacaaatataatGGAGTGAATGTTTATCTATTTTTCTATGAGCATAATAAAAACTATATAGGGAATGCTGATGAAttaggctttttcttttttcttttttttccttttttttttattagcaaaAAACAGTATACAGAGTATACAAATTAAACATAACAGTACAGTGAATGCCAGGGGGTGTGGGGTCAGTAAAAATTGCATTATACAATGACAAATATGTGAAGTTTTGCACTAATATTAATAGTAGTCATAGCTTTTTTGTTAATAGAGTTTTTTAGGGTTGAGACATAAAATAATGtgtcactgtgaaaatgtttgaaattggGTTTAGTGTTTGAGAATTTACATTTGTGAATATAGAATTTAGCTAATAATATTAATAGATTAATCATAAATACAGCGTCTTTATCTTTATGCTCTCTAAACAAGCAGAATACCACAATTTCCCATTTCAAGATGAATTCCTTCAAAATATTTCTGTGTATGAAGTTACAGAAGTCCTTCCAGaatgtctttgagtgtccaaaATAGGTGTTGAACAGTCTCTGGATGAATACAGCAAAAAGCACAGTTCACATCGATATCCCTCTTGTATTTAGTCATGAAGTAATTTACAGGATAATATTTGTGAATAATTTTAAAAGATACTTCTTTC is from Salarias fasciatus chromosome 7 unlocalized genomic scaffold, fSalaFa1.1 super_scaffold_4, whole genome shotgun sequence and encodes:
- the LOC115383201 gene encoding zinc finger protein with KRAB and SCAN domains 8-like is translated as MSPVQALREFIKQRLTAAAGEIITAFQQTIVQFEEEIDRQGKLLEINWKHQVRFHRTESPQQHMGNQKTSSSLEQEEHEAPHIKEEEDVVEVTVTDGEGDDSHHSVRDLTIQSLTAAAEEIFTLFQQTVVQYEEEIGHQRRMLEVDWNPQIKLHRTELQQDHDCREEQLFKQETNYCLEQDDPEPPEIKEEEEPEPPQIKEEEPEPPHIKEEEPGLHWFKEEQEEPKSSQIEEHEELSTSQRGEQFILKFDCETLKVPSVEDHSDLSEPEVPETERFPSQDSEVHHEKRHMDSESTPNAKLKKLEVFHRKSVNNFDVSEKQAECEKLLSEETCEKTDHEKHQLCPKVRVVTDEKILYETCGKSFSQLSHLLVHKRSHTGEKPYSCETCGKSFRQPSRLLRHMRIHTGEKPYSCETCSRSFGQQSSLLRHMRIHTSEKPYSCETCGKRFSERRDLKVHMRTHTGEKPYSCETCGKDFGRQTHLLIHKRTHTGEKPYSCETCGKSFSHLSHLLVHKRSHTGEKPYSCETCGKRFSQRCHLLRHMGIHTGEKPHFCETY